From a region of the Impatiens glandulifera chromosome 4, dImpGla2.1, whole genome shotgun sequence genome:
- the LOC124934890 gene encoding homeobox-leucine zipper protein HDG1-like: MEESRLRLQIQLLRDELNKMTTLAQICLGRQITPLDLSNSALIGQGHSNYHNSIGKLPFLDLAEKAMNELTILVNVNNPLWIEIVGEGGGVMESLNLGEYVKLFAPCLEIKPDNNSTHYATRASGIIAANSSTILRALMDENQWSYLFQTIIGTSALIDIIQEDNGTNLKMMYAELQALSSLIPVRKVKFIRFSRQVAEGVWGMVDVSVENSHDISEINPIINCRRFPSGCIVQDMPNGGSKVTWVEHLDFEENEFNHPLGVMCCSSSFGAQRWLGSLKRQCLCLAIITSPLDRISGMVNQSRKRSMANMAHRMVVQVGETMVTIRNNNPGEPTGVVLSASKSFCMPISHQSLFNFLSHKHTRDGELMEVHSTIPIMRELVRIDKNNGDHLNRVSFLVTKVLHGNNQNSVPILQETQSDGSGSLLVYAQVTLEGMQTVMEGRDSSLVEILPSGFSIIPNTKLLDCPTWVIAYIILFEASWLKQNFEYLDCLCPGEAFCTKCAVTQLELQNSGASSYYDKNGYGNHPKTLQTAKENFELALEKYVLIKVFFVLEHNKYVQSGRQEFYLEKAVDKDPEFYLSLKKDNLCDSRSRLKRYGGIPFETPDPTFER; the protein is encoded by the exons CCTCTTGACCTATCAAACTCGGCTCTGATTGGACAAGGTCATAGTAACTACCACAACTCGATTGGAAAGTTACCTTTTCTCGATCTAGCTGAGAAAGCAATGAATGAATTGACCATTTTAGTTAATGTAAACAATCCTCTATGGATAGAAATCGTAGGCGAAGGAGGAGGAGTTATGGAATCTCTAAACCTCGGAGAGTACGTCAAGTTGTTCGCTCCTTGTTTAGAAATTAAACCCGACAACAATTCTACCCATTATGCCACCAGGGCGTCTGGCATTATTGCCGCCAACAGCTCCACAATCCTCAGGGCATTGATGGATGAA AATCAATGGTCATATTTATTTCAAACCATAATTGGTACGAGTGCACTTATAGATATAATTCAAGAAGACAATGGAACAAACTTGAAAATG ATGTACGCTGAGCTGCAAGCGCTATCGTCTTTGATTCCTGTTCGGAAAGTAAAATTTATTCGATTCAGCAGACAGGTTGCAGAGGGAGTATGGGGAATGGTGGATGTATCTGTTGAAAATTCCCATGATATTTCGGAAATAAATCCAATTATAAATTGTAGGAGGTTCCCTTCTGGATGTATTGTGCAAGATATGCCCAATGGTGGCTCCAAG GTAACTTGGGTGGAGCATTTGGACTTTGAAGAGAACGAGTTCAATCATCCATTAGGAGTCATGTGTTGCAGTTCGTCTTTTGGTGCTCAAAGGTGGCTTGGTTCACTTAAGAGACAATGCCTATGCTTGGCGATTATAACTTCTCCTCTTGATCGAATTAgcg GGATGGTTAATCAGTCCAGGAAGAGAAGCATGGCTAATATGGCTCATAGAATG GTAGTCCAAGTAGGGGAAACAATGGTGACTATACGCAATAATAATCCGGGTGAGCCAACCGGGGTGGTGCTGAGTGCCTCAAAGTCGTTCTGCATGCCCATTTCCCATCAATCTCTGTTTAATTTCCTAAGCCACAAACATACAAGGGATGGTGAGTTGATGGAGGTTCATTCCACCATACCAATAATGCGAGAGTTGGTTAGAATCGACAAGAACAATGGAGACCATCTCAACCGTGTCTCTTTTCTTGTCACCAAG GTTTTACATGGTAACAATCAAAATTCTGTTCCTATACTGCAAGAGACTCAATCAGATGGGTCGGGGTCATTGTTAGTATATGCGCAAGTGACCTTAGAGGGGATGCAGACCGTGATGGAGGGCCGGGATTCGAGTTTGGTGGAAATACTTCCGTCAGGATTTTCCATCATCCCGAATACCAAA CTTCTCGATTGTCCTACATGGGTCATTGCTTATATAATTCTGTTTGAAGCTTCGTGGTTGAAGCAAAACTTTGAATATCTTGATTGTTTATGTCCTGGAGAGGCTTTTTGCACAAAATG TGCAGTTACACAGTTGGAGTTGCAAAACTCAGG AGCTTCAAGTTATTATGACAAAAATGGCTATGGAAATCACCCAAAGACATTGCAGACGGCAAAGGAGAATTTTGAGTTAGCCCTGGAG AAATATGTCCTTATCAAAGTTTTCTTTGTGTTGGAACATAATAAATATGTCCAGTCGGGTCGTCAAGAATTCTATTTGGAGAAGGCTGTTGATAAG gatCCAGAGTTTTATCTGAGCTTGAAAAAGGACAATTTGTGTGACTCCAGATCCCGTTTGAAACGCTATGGAGGAATCCCGTTTGAGACTCCAGATCCAACTTTTGAGAGATGA